From Sphingobium sp. WTD-1, a single genomic window includes:
- a CDS encoding tyrosine-type recombinase/integrase, whose translation MNQLAPLPSPALALPALIAAADDATRLRFLEFFAVTIRNPHTRRAYMRAAGDFLAWCEARGVASLEAVQPLHVAAWVEALGRELAAPSVKQQLAGVRHLFDWLVTGHIVPVNPAGSVRGPAHSQRRGKTPVLAPDEARRLLDSIDVTTHAGLRDRALIGLMVYSFARIGAALAMRVEDVFMQNRRLWVRLHEKGGKRHEMPCHHNLEDYLTAYIDGCALREDRKGSLFRTIARGTKRLSDTPLPQANAFAMVRRRAGAAEIGTAIGNHSFRATGITTYLKNGGTLETAATMANHSSTRTTQLYDRRPDDVTLDEVERVLI comes from the coding sequence ATGAACCAGCTCGCCCCCCTGCCCTCGCCGGCGCTGGCGTTGCCGGCCTTGATCGCGGCGGCCGACGACGCCACGCGGCTGCGCTTCCTTGAGTTCTTCGCCGTCACCATTCGCAACCCGCATACGCGCCGCGCCTATATGCGCGCGGCCGGCGACTTCCTGGCCTGGTGTGAGGCGCGCGGCGTCGCCTCGCTTGAGGCCGTGCAACCGCTCCACGTCGCGGCCTGGGTCGAGGCGCTGGGGCGCGAGCTGGCCGCGCCCAGCGTCAAGCAGCAGCTCGCCGGCGTGCGCCACCTGTTCGACTGGCTGGTGACGGGCCATATCGTGCCGGTGAACCCTGCCGGATCGGTGCGCGGGCCGGCGCATAGCCAGCGGCGCGGCAAGACGCCGGTGCTGGCCCCGGACGAGGCGCGGCGGTTGCTCGACAGCATCGACGTGACCACCCATGCGGGCCTGCGCGACCGCGCCCTGATCGGGTTGATGGTCTATAGTTTCGCGCGGATCGGCGCGGCGCTAGCGATGCGGGTCGAGGACGTGTTCATGCAGAACAGGCGGCTATGGGTCCGACTGCACGAGAAAGGCGGCAAGCGCCATGAAATGCCCTGCCATCACAATCTAGAGGATTATCTGACCGCCTATATCGACGGGTGCGCGCTGCGTGAGGATCGCAAGGGATCGCTGTTCCGCACGATCGCACGCGGGACTAAGCGACTAAGCGATACCCCCCTGCCCCAAGCCAATGCCTTCGCGATGGTGCGCCGGCGCGCAGGCGCGGCCGAGATCGGGACGGCGATCGGCAACCATTCGTTCCGCGCGACCGGAATCACCACCTATCTGAAAAACGGCGGCACGTTGGAGACGGCCGCGACGATGGCGAACCACAGCTCTACCCGCACGACCCAGCTCTATGACCGCCGGCCCGATGACGTGACGCTGGACGAGGTGGAGCGGGTGTTGATCTAG
- a CDS encoding histidine phosphatase family protein: protein MRAIFIRHGESTGNAGVPCRDLATIELTEHGHEQARQVAASWTQAPALIVTSPYTRTRQTAAPTIARFPGVPVEVWPIEEFTYLQPARWNGTRSAERMPHLERYWSEADPDYCDGEGAESFANLLRRCESALARLAAMPAASLVYVFGHGQFIQAARAIVADAHLDDRGKMLGFWHKGEPPAISNAQQVGFHWQGGRWGCAPAIAA from the coding sequence ATGCGGGCGATCTTCATCCGCCACGGCGAATCTACAGGCAACGCCGGCGTGCCGTGTCGCGATCTCGCGACGATCGAGCTGACGGAGCACGGCCACGAACAAGCGCGCCAGGTCGCGGCGAGCTGGACGCAAGCGCCCGCGCTCATCGTCACGTCGCCCTATACCCGCACCCGGCAGACGGCCGCGCCGACGATCGCGCGCTTCCCCGGCGTCCCGGTCGAAGTCTGGCCGATAGAAGAGTTCACCTATCTGCAACCGGCGCGCTGGAACGGCACGCGCAGCGCCGAGCGGATGCCGCACCTCGAACGCTATTGGAGCGAGGCCGATCCTGATTATTGCGACGGGGAGGGGGCGGAGAGCTTCGCCAATCTGCTCCGGCGCTGCGAGTCGGCGCTTGCCCGCCTCGCCGCCATGCCGGCCGCTTCGCTGGTCTATGTGTTCGGGCATGGGCAATTCATCCAGGCCGCGCGCGCGATCGTCGCCGACGCTCATCTGGACGATCGGGGCAAGATGCTCGGTTTCTGGCACAAGGGCGAGCCGCCCGCGATCAGCAACGCGCAGCAGGTAGGGTTCCATTGGCAGGGCGGGCGCTGGGGATGTGCGCCAGCGATCGCCGCCTAG